GCCACCTCCTGCACGGTGGCTGCCATCTGGTGCATGGCGGTAGCGGTCTGTTCGGTTTCCAGCTTTTGCGTCTGCACCCCGGCACTGGTCTGCGCGGTGATTGCTGACAACTGCTCGGCAGCCGCAGCAATCTGCCCGACACCGCCGCCAATGCGGCTGACCAGGTTACGCAAGCTGACCGTCATGGCCTGCATGGCCTCGAGCAATTGCCCGACTTCGTCACGCCGCGCCTGCGTGATGTCCTGGCTGAGATCGCCTGCGGCAATGCGCTGGGCAAAGCTCACGCTCTGACGCAGCGGCACCACGATCAACCGGGTGATCAGCAACGCAGCGCACAACCCCAGCACCACGGCAGCGGCGCCCATGATGCCGAGGATCACCATGGCGCGTTGAGAGCCGGCAAGCATACGGGTATCGGCAGCAGCCTGCGCCGACTCGGCCAGATCGACGACCGAGCGCGCACGCTCGATCATCGCCGTTTCCGTGGCCTGGTTCTGCTCACGCAGCTGACGGTAATAAAGGAAGGAGCGCTGGTACAGGGTCAGCGCCTGCAGGGCGGTGTCGATGGCGGCCTTCTGATCATCGTCGAGCCAGACCTTCAGGCTGCTGGCAACGGTCTGCAGATCCCCGCTGACGTACTCCCACTCCTCCAGCGCTTCGGCTGAGCCGTCGATGATGTACAGGCTCTCGTGGCCACGCAGATCGAGCATGCGTTTGCTCAGGCCGGAGGCGGTTTCGGCTAGGGTCAGCGGATCACTGCCACGCAGACGGTCGCCCTGTAGGCGCAATTCACGCACTGCGTCATACATGTCCAGTTCGATGACCTCGAACTGATCACGCGCCTCCGACGCAGCATTGCGCATTTCCTGGCGAGCTTCGCGTGCCTTGGCTTGCTGCTCGACATAGTTCTCGAACTGTTTCAGATACTCGCCGGTGGCCTGCTGCATGGTCTGCACACGCGTCCCCTCGGCAGCATCCCTGTCCAGATTCTCCAGCAGGCTCTGCACCTGCAGCAGGCTGTCACGCACCCGGCTGGCGTTTTCCGGGCTTTGCTCGATGGCGAAGTTACGTTCCAGCCGTCGTGCTTCGAGGATCTCCTGATTCACCTGGGCCAACTGGCCGACCTGCTCATGCCCCAGCAATACCGCCTGCACGGCCAGATAGCCGCTGACCGTCATGGCCGCAGTGAGCAACAGAACCAAGCCGAAGCCGATGAAGAGTTTCTTGCCCACGGCAAGGTTGGCGAAAAAACGTATGGCAGGCTTGAACATAGGGGACGACTCCGAATTCTTCTTATACAGCCACACCTCAAGGGCGTGGCTTGGCTGATTGATCAGGCAACTGCTATGCCACGTCAGCTTGAACGCCTGTAATGCTATCGGCAGGAGAGTCGCAGCGCTTGAGTGCTGGCCATTCGCTTCTGTCTTTCATGCAGCTTAGCCAGCGAATGACTGACACAGGGGAAGATTCAGCAGCTATCCGCTTACTGAAAGCAGGAAACTGGCGATTTTCCGCCAGCGGCAACCAATGAGAAGGTTTTCGCAGCATTCCTCGCTGCGAAGATGCGAAGGAGCAGAAAAAAGGCGCAGTGGCATCAACCACTGCGCCTTTGTCGTGTCGCCCGTCAGCGCCCTGCGATTACCAGCATCACTCTGGGCCGCAGCATTTCGCCAACTATCGCCAGCCCCCCGATGGCACCGGCGATCCAGTACCACTGCGCGATGGGGTCGAACAGCAGCCAGCCCAGCGCATGCAGGAAGACCATCATGATCAGAACCGGGCTGACGTAACGCACCATGAACAGCCAAAGTGCGTAGCCCAACGGTGGCAGGCCCAGTTCATCGCGCATGATCTCGCCGCGCAGCGCATAGCCTGCCAGCAGCACCATGAAGATGCCACCGAGCGGCATCATCCAGCGCGAGGTGAGGTAGTCCAGCCAGTCGAAGAAGTTCTTGCCCAGAGGCGTCCAGCCGGCCAACAGGTTGAACGACAGCATCGCCAGCAGGCTGATCACCAGCAGCACAGCACCGGAGCCGGCAGCAGCCTTGATCCGGCTAACGCCATGTTTCTCGTTGAGGTAGGCCACCAGTGCCTCGATCATCGAGATGGCAGAAGTCAGCGCTGCGACCGACACCATGGCAAAGAACAGCACGCCAAACACGGTGCCGAACGGCATTTGCTGGAAGGCCAGCGGCAGGCTCATGAAGATCAGCCCAGGCCCGGCGCTTGGGCTCATGCCGTTGGCGAAGATGATCGGGAAGATCGCCAGCCCCGCCAGCAGCGCCACGCAGGTATCACAGACCACCACCATGAAGGTGGTGCGGGTAATCGACTGGCCGTCGGGAATGTAGGAGCCGTAGGTCAGAATCGCTCCGGAGGCCAGGCTCAGGGTGAAGAAGGCATGCCCCAGCGCCGCCAGCAACGCCTCGCCGGTGATCTTCGAAGCATCGAAATGGAACAGGAAATCGAAACCGGCTTTGAAACTGCCGCTGGTAAAGGCATAGCCGACCAACACCAGCAGCATTACCGCCAGGCCCGGCATCATCCAGCGAAAGGCTTTTTCGACGCCCGCCTGCACGCCTTTGCCGACGATCCAC
This region of Pseudomonas wenzhouensis genomic DNA includes:
- a CDS encoding sodium-dependent transporter translates to MTREKPKNLWLSRWGFLLAATGSAVGLGNIWKFPYITGEYGGGAFVLMYLACILAIGIPVMMTEIAIGRRGRGSPIDAIGRVVRENNGNPLWKAVGGMAMLAGFMILCFYVVVAGWAFAYTWKMLDGSLAATSVEQLGGVFEAHNANPWQLGGWSVLVALLTLWIVGKGVQAGVEKAFRWMMPGLAVMLLVLVGYAFTSGSFKAGFDFLFHFDASKITGEALLAALGHAFFTLSLASGAILTYGSYIPDGQSITRTTFMVVVCDTCVALLAGLAIFPIIFANGMSPSAGPGLIFMSLPLAFQQMPFGTVFGVLFFAMVSVAALTSAISMIEALVAYLNEKHGVSRIKAAAGSGAVLLVISLLAMLSFNLLAGWTPLGKNFFDWLDYLTSRWMMPLGGIFMVLLAGYALRGEIMRDELGLPPLGYALWLFMVRYVSPVLIMMVFLHALGWLLFDPIAQWYWIAGAIGGLAIVGEMLRPRVMLVIAGR